A single window of Prochlorococcus marinus XMU1410 DNA harbors:
- the galE gene encoding UDP-glucose 4-epimerase GalE: protein MKSILITGGAGFIGSHTSLLLLEKGYKVFIIDSFINSSDKSLERISAILKKQGINIEDRLYFIKGDLRKPSDIEKAFEMSFKFKNPIRAVIHFAGLKSVYDSVKDPLNYWENNINGTINLLKVMEKYSCKNIVFSSSATVYRTQANKLLKEDDICEPVNPYGNNKLTIENILKDIYKSEPSQWRIASLRYFNPVGAHESGLIGENPMGTPNNLYPRITQVAIGKINEIKIYGSDWQTSDGTGVRDYIHVLDLAEGHLLTLDYILKENPQILTLNLGTGKGTSVLEFINTFETVNKVKVPFSFVERRQGDNAFVVADNSLAKSILNWIPNRNIKDMCRDGWNWQLKNPNGY, encoded by the coding sequence ATGAAATCAATACTTATTACAGGGGGAGCTGGTTTTATAGGATCACATACCTCTCTTTTACTTTTGGAGAAAGGATATAAAGTTTTCATTATAGATTCTTTTATAAATTCTTCAGATAAGTCTTTAGAGAGAATTTCAGCTATTTTAAAAAAACAAGGCATTAATATTGAAGATAGACTTTATTTCATCAAAGGAGACTTAAGGAAACCAAGTGATATAGAAAAAGCATTTGAGATGAGTTTTAAATTTAAAAATCCCATTAGAGCTGTGATACATTTTGCCGGTCTGAAATCAGTTTATGATTCAGTTAAGGACCCTCTGAATTACTGGGAAAACAATATAAATGGAACAATTAATCTCTTAAAAGTAATGGAAAAATACAGCTGTAAGAATATTGTATTTAGTAGTAGTGCCACTGTTTATAGAACTCAGGCTAATAAATTACTAAAGGAAGATGATATTTGTGAGCCAGTTAACCCATATGGAAATAATAAGCTAACTATTGAGAACATTCTTAAAGATATTTATAAAAGCGAACCATCTCAATGGAGAATTGCTTCTCTTAGATATTTTAATCCTGTAGGGGCGCACGAATCTGGTCTTATTGGTGAGAATCCTATGGGCACTCCAAATAATTTATACCCACGAATTACACAAGTAGCTATTGGAAAGATAAATGAAATTAAAATATATGGATCAGATTGGCAAACCTCAGATGGTACAGGAGTGAGAGACTATATTCATGTACTTGACCTCGCAGAAGGACATCTTTTGACATTAGATTATATACTTAAAGAAAATCCTCAAATTTTAACTTTAAATCTTGGGACTGGTAAAGGTACGAGTGTCTTAGAATTTATAAATACTTTCGAAACTGTTAATAAAGTTAAAGTACCCTTTAGTTTTGTGGAGAGAAGGCAGGGAGATAATGCTTTTGTAGTAGCAGATAATTCTCTAGCTAAGTCAATTCTTAATTGGATACCAAATAGAAATATAAAAGACATGTGTAGAGATGGTTGGAATTGGCAATTAAAGAATCCTAATGGTTATTAA
- a CDS encoding NAD-dependent epimerase/dehydratase family protein gives MSNYILVTGCAGFIGFHLCKRLIEDGNKVLGIDNINNYYDTNLKKKRLEILSQTSFEKNNWEFFKIDLLEKNLLLEIFEKYKPITVINFAAQAGVRYSLENPASYIDSNINGFFNILECCKLTKVKSLLYASSSSVYGGNTKVPYSENDSVNHPVSLYAATKRSNELMAHSYSHLYGIPCTGMRFFTVYGPFGRPDMAPMIFADAIINKKTLKIYNYGKMSRSFTYIDDVTNILVKLIKKPATRDEYFDTQKPNSSTSWCPNRILNIGNDNAIGLLTFINMLEKELGLEAIKDFDSLKKGDVVNTQSENINLNNWIGTYPKTSLSEGIKKFINWYKNYYK, from the coding sequence ATGAGTAATTATATCTTAGTTACAGGCTGCGCAGGTTTTATTGGTTTCCATCTTTGTAAACGATTAATCGAAGATGGAAATAAAGTATTAGGTATTGATAATATCAATAATTACTACGATACAAATTTAAAGAAAAAAAGGTTAGAAATTCTATCTCAAACATCCTTTGAAAAAAATAATTGGGAATTTTTTAAAATTGATTTACTTGAAAAAAATCTACTTTTGGAAATTTTTGAAAAATATAAACCAATTACTGTAATTAATTTCGCTGCACAAGCAGGTGTTAGATACTCATTAGAAAATCCAGCCTCCTATATAGATTCTAATATTAATGGCTTTTTTAATATTTTGGAGTGCTGTAAACTTACAAAAGTTAAAAGTCTTTTATACGCAAGCAGCAGCTCAGTTTATGGAGGCAATACCAAAGTTCCTTATTCTGAGAATGACTCCGTTAATCACCCAGTAAGCCTCTATGCAGCAACTAAAAGATCAAATGAACTAATGGCGCACTCTTATAGTCATTTGTATGGCATTCCTTGCACGGGGATGAGATTTTTCACAGTTTATGGGCCTTTTGGAAGACCAGATATGGCACCAATGATATTTGCTGATGCAATAATAAATAAAAAGACTTTAAAAATATATAATTATGGCAAGATGTCTAGAAGTTTTACCTACATAGATGACGTTACAAATATTTTAGTGAAATTAATTAAAAAGCCTGCCACAAGAGATGAATATTTCGATACACAAAAACCTAATTCATCCACCAGTTGGTGTCCTAATAGAATTTTGAATATTGGTAATGATAATGCGATTGGCCTTTTAACTTTTATTAATATGTTAGAAAAGGAATTAGGCCTTGAAGCTATAAAAGATTTTGATTCTTTAAAAAAAGGTGATGTTGTAAATACTCAATCTGAAAATATAAACTTAAACAATTGGATTGGGACTTATCCAAAAACTTCTTTAAGTGAAGGGATAAAAAAATTTATTAATTGGTATAAAAATTACTACAAATAA
- a CDS encoding GDP-L-fucose synthase family protein, with translation MEKKILFNEKIFVAGSTGMAGSAICRSLVKNGYGRKNGGQILKPTRKELDLLNTNAVKQWFEINKPTVVIIAAAKVGGILGNSIYPTQFLLDNLKIQNNLIENSWKTGVKRLLFLGSSCIYPKFAQQPIKEESLLTSQLEETNQWYAIAKIAGIKLCDALRKQYNFDAISLMPTNLYGPGDNYHPQNSHVMASLIRKFNEAVKHKLPSVTCWGTGKPLREFLYVEDLGDAVVFALENWDPISNNAPKDSNNKNLTILNIGTGKDITIKELADKISNLVKYQGKIIWDKNKPDGTPRKLLDISKMKDLGWEPKISLDEGIKKSIESFKKENCF, from the coding sequence TTGGAAAAGAAAATACTTTTTAATGAAAAAATTTTTGTTGCTGGATCAACAGGAATGGCAGGCAGTGCAATTTGTAGGTCATTGGTTAAAAACGGCTATGGAAGAAAAAATGGTGGCCAAATCTTAAAGCCTACGCGAAAGGAATTGGACTTATTGAACACAAATGCAGTCAAGCAATGGTTTGAAATTAATAAACCAACAGTTGTAATAATTGCGGCTGCAAAAGTTGGCGGAATATTAGGAAACTCTATATACCCAACTCAATTTCTCTTAGATAACTTGAAAATACAGAATAACTTAATTGAAAATTCTTGGAAAACAGGAGTCAAAAGACTTTTATTTCTTGGTAGCAGTTGTATTTATCCAAAATTTGCCCAACAACCCATTAAAGAGGAATCTCTTTTGACCAGTCAGTTAGAAGAAACAAATCAATGGTATGCGATTGCAAAAATAGCCGGAATTAAACTCTGTGATGCTTTAAGAAAGCAATATAATTTTGATGCTATATCGCTAATGCCAACAAATCTCTATGGACCTGGAGATAACTATCACCCTCAAAATAGCCACGTAATGGCCTCTTTAATTAGAAAATTTAATGAGGCCGTTAAACACAAATTACCTTCAGTTACATGCTGGGGCACAGGAAAACCATTAAGAGAATTCCTTTATGTGGAAGATCTTGGAGATGCAGTCGTCTTTGCCTTGGAGAACTGGGATCCAATTTCAAATAATGCGCCAAAAGATTCCAATAACAAAAATTTAACAATCCTAAATATTGGAACTGGGAAAGATATTACAATCAAAGAACTGGCAGATAAAATTTCTAATTTAGTAAAGTATCAAGGCAAGATTATTTGGGATAAAAATAAACCAGATGGGACTCCAAGGAAATTGTTAGACATATCAAAGATGAAAGATTTAGGTTGGGAACCAAAAATATCATTAGATGAAGGAATTAAAAAATCCATAGAATCTTTCAAAAAAGAAAATTGCTTTTAA
- a CDS encoding archaeosortase/exosortase family protein, translating to MNYINLIFNRRFKIYLTLKNKSIIKLIINLFLLWNTFKLFQIQADPKIQLLSGLLSVGIYFDIEDKDLNIQSFRSKSFVFGIFLLAICIFRSFYLITPLDKYYYLLLPFGISSISLLGKQVKKNNSFRNIIFLSFLLPSRRLFFYLFNPILLFLTKYLTYVFLLCLGTNPILEGRSIFINRSELIISTGCGGTDNMFFVICSVIIYLLTLKLRNPFNLKIVYFLMFFVPLLTNVIRNALLAIFINLETNNKDVLFYFFHDSYGSLIFSLFSVLILSFIYFKLLNEELN from the coding sequence ATAAATTACATAAATTTAATATTTAATAGGAGATTTAAAATTTATTTAACCCTTAAAAATAAATCAATAATTAAATTAATTATTAATTTATTTCTTTTATGGAATACTTTTAAATTGTTTCAAATACAAGCTGATCCAAAGATTCAATTGTTAAGTGGACTTTTAAGTGTAGGAATATATTTTGATATTGAAGATAAAGATTTAAATATACAAAGTTTTAGAAGCAAAAGTTTCGTTTTCGGAATCTTTCTTTTGGCAATTTGTATATTTAGATCCTTCTATTTGATAACCCCACTGGATAAATATTATTATCTGTTATTGCCTTTTGGAATTTCTTCAATTTCACTATTAGGAAAACAAGTTAAAAAAAATAATTCGTTTAGAAATATAATTTTTCTATCCTTTCTTTTGCCTTCTAGAAGATTATTCTTTTACTTGTTTAATCCGATACTTCTTTTTTTGACAAAATATTTGACTTATGTTTTTTTATTGTGTTTAGGTACAAATCCTATCTTAGAAGGTAGATCAATATTTATTAATAGGTCAGAACTTATTATATCGACTGGTTGTGGGGGGACTGATAATATGTTTTTTGTTATTTGTTCAGTGATAATTTATTTACTTACCTTAAAATTAAGAAATCCTTTTAATTTAAAAATTGTTTATTTTTTAATGTTTTTTGTTCCGCTATTAACTAACGTTATTAGAAATGCTCTCTTAGCGATATTTATTAATTTAGAAACAAATAATAAAGATGTATTATTCTATTTTTTTCATGACTCTTATGGTAGTTTAATATTTAGTTTATTTTCAGTATTAATTTTGAGTTTTATTTATTTTAAGCTTCTTAATGAAGAGTTAAATTAA
- a CDS encoding protein-tyrosine phosphatase family protein, with protein MVFNWILINKLAIGTPILSDENKRLLKKEGIKSILDLRNKEDLKLIAHEKYINNLSDFHYRNLPLPDHNSKRLAETHEISNTLVLLNDLLKKGPVFMHCHAATERSPLISIAYLQVFKGLTPIQAYDFVKQQNFQTNVEIKQLNKISLTQ; from the coding sequence ATGGTTTTTAACTGGATATTAATAAACAAGTTAGCTATTGGTACTCCAATTTTATCTGATGAAAATAAAAGGCTTCTTAAAAAAGAAGGTATTAAATCTATATTAGATCTAAGAAACAAGGAGGACTTAAAGTTAATTGCTCATGAAAAATATATAAATAACTTATCAGATTTCCATTATCGTAATTTACCATTACCTGATCACAATTCAAAAAGACTTGCAGAAACGCATGAGATTAGTAATACTCTTGTTTTACTAAATGATTTACTTAAGAAAGGGCCCGTTTTTATGCATTGCCATGCAGCTACTGAAAGATCACCTCTTATAAGCATTGCATATTTACAAGTTTTTAAAGGGTTAACCCCTATCCAGGCATATGATTTTGTAAAGCAGCAGAATTTTCAAACAAATGTTGAAATAAAACAACTTAATAAGATTTCCTTGACACAATAA
- a CDS encoding GumC family protein — protein MLDTQEVIEYEKNIINFDAIINFFLRRRKIIIFSSAVLFSFFFIKTLNSYINNPIYRGSFSILIEDPIDNRPRLNSFQERLALNQFTYKLPTLIQYLKSEFVLNPVAEEIGISHKSLKSRISISLDGQKPFISKGILKVSLVGKNKIQNLIAMEKLSTRYLQAASNQRKLQLVTGIEFLDSEVPLIEARKSQINKKIKNFRIKNNILEPLQYANNIESKKILIDSNIQKLTSNLRRLNIIKQDISKNQFKVDGFIEALNDLGINIISSEQELIREYIDLKGIMADSKTRYNNDSKIIKNLQKRLDRIDPEIKRIQLESIDLAISSNKAKLNLQNRELEDINQDFKLQPNLLGEYQQLLTDLELAENNLVSLISAKENFRLQLAQKSLPWRIIEKPDVFPFPISPNVKNETLRNILISIFAGTIIAYLREITDKVLHSDDDIKKIIEPKKVPLIGSIPFIQNLGEEFDVENKSRLDVDDFLTSESFRNLSTSIRFLNVTDNNETNKFVITSASQSEGKTTISCLLSKTFADLGKKVLIIDGDMRKPSVNKFFKIDNLIGLSNFITDSELKLKNIVVKTKNPNLDILTAGTLPPDPVFLLSSDKMKSVNQELDDAGYDLVFIDAPPSRALADARLISEFCNLVIFVVGIEKSTKEDIVNTINLFRSSSDNALGIVSNRSKKSEYYYGKYSYNYYNKNLYNYYGNIDQDKKSSDQSKEINNKRIDFTKISKNATKYLNNFKKWLDF, from the coding sequence ATGTTAGATACACAAGAAGTAATTGAGTATGAAAAAAATATTATAAATTTTGATGCAATTATTAATTTTTTTCTGAGAAGAAGAAAGATTATTATTTTTTCATCTGCAGTCTTATTTTCCTTTTTTTTTATCAAGACATTAAATTCATATATTAATAATCCAATATATCGTGGAAGTTTTTCTATCTTGATTGAGGATCCTATTGATAATAGACCTAGATTAAATAGCTTTCAGGAAAGACTGGCTTTAAATCAATTTACCTATAAATTGCCAACTTTAATTCAATATCTTAAAAGTGAATTTGTTCTTAATCCAGTTGCTGAAGAAATAGGAATATCTCACAAATCTTTAAAAAGCAGAATAAGTATATCACTTGATGGACAAAAGCCATTCATTTCAAAAGGGATTTTAAAAGTGAGTTTGGTGGGGAAAAATAAAATTCAAAACCTTATCGCTATGGAAAAATTAAGCACTAGATATTTACAGGCGGCGAGTAATCAAAGAAAATTGCAATTAGTAACTGGTATAGAATTTCTAGATTCTGAAGTGCCTTTAATAGAGGCAAGAAAATCACAAATAAATAAAAAAATTAAAAATTTTAGAATAAAAAATAATATTCTTGAGCCTCTTCAATACGCCAATAATATTGAAAGCAAGAAAATTTTAATTGATTCAAATATTCAAAAATTAACATCTAATTTAAGAAGGCTAAATATTATTAAGCAAGATATTTCTAAAAATCAATTTAAAGTAGATGGTTTTATTGAGGCTCTGAATGATCTTGGCATTAACATTATTAGTTCTGAACAAGAATTAATTAGAGAATATATAGACTTGAAAGGTATCATGGCAGATTCAAAAACCAGATATAACAATGATTCAAAAATCATAAAAAATTTACAAAAAAGATTAGATAGGATTGATCCTGAAATCAAGAGAATTCAGCTTGAAAGTATTGATTTGGCTATAAGTTCCAACAAAGCAAAATTGAATTTGCAGAATAGAGAATTAGAAGATATAAATCAAGACTTTAAATTACAACCCAATTTGCTTGGAGAATATCAGCAATTACTTACAGATTTAGAATTAGCAGAAAATAATCTTGTTAGCTTAATCTCTGCAAAAGAAAACTTTAGGTTACAGTTAGCTCAAAAATCATTACCTTGGAGAATTATTGAGAAACCAGATGTTTTCCCATTTCCAATTAGCCCAAATGTAAAAAATGAAACTTTAAGAAACATTTTAATTTCTATTTTTGCGGGAACAATTATTGCTTATTTAAGGGAAATTACAGATAAAGTATTACATAGTGATGATGATATAAAAAAGATAATCGAACCAAAAAAAGTTCCTTTAATTGGTTCGATTCCTTTTATCCAAAATTTAGGCGAAGAATTCGATGTTGAAAATAAGTCTAGACTAGATGTAGATGATTTTTTAACTTCAGAGTCTTTTAGGAATTTATCCACTTCTATAAGATTTTTAAATGTTACTGATAATAATGAAACAAACAAATTTGTAATTACAAGTGCAAGTCAGAGTGAGGGTAAAACAACGATCTCGTGCTTATTGTCAAAAACATTTGCTGACTTAGGTAAAAAGGTCCTAATTATTGATGGGGATATGAGAAAGCCTAGTGTAAATAAATTCTTTAAGATAGATAATTTAATAGGATTATCTAACTTCATTACTGATTCAGAATTAAAACTAAAAAATATTGTAGTTAAAACAAAAAATCCTAATCTGGATATATTAACTGCTGGAACATTACCTCCAGACCCTGTTTTTTTACTTTCATCAGATAAGATGAAATCTGTAAATCAAGAACTAGATGATGCAGGATATGATCTTGTTTTTATTGATGCTCCACCATCTCGAGCCCTTGCTGACGCAAGATTAATATCTGAATTTTGCAATTTAGTTATTTTTGTTGTTGGGATAGAAAAATCTACAAAAGAAGATATCGTAAATACTATTAATTTATTTAGGAGCAGTTCTGATAATGCTTTAGGGATTGTTTCTAATAGAAGTAAAAAGTCCGAATATTATTATGGAAAATATTCTTATAACTACTACAATAAGAATTTATATAACTATTATGGAAATATTGATCAGGATAAAAAATCAAGTGATCAATCAAAAGAAATTAATAATAAGCGAATCGATTTTACAAAAATAAGCAAAAATGCCACAAAATATCTTAATAATTTTAAAAAATGGCTTGATTTTTAA
- a CDS encoding SLBB domain-containing protein: MINLKAKYIIITILISLANLNITPALSNNNKLMSSDNNVKDKNDSNKIKIKSLQEDFYILGEGDGLLLKVIGAPELDGSIYILNDGSVSLPLVGTTKLSGFTIKDAAKHIETLLSRELINAQVELSLTFSRPIMVSIIGEVKRPGVYKLDSKKNDLPTLINAIESAGGLSKKADLSDITLKRRLAGKNFKYKQTNLNLRDLILKGDFQQNPYLFDGDILKINKTINPDKEILSIASTTLSPKTIVVNFIGEVNRPGSLELRTNSTLVDGILAAGGTKDLRSNYRYVEILRMNKNGSGFRKRYKINLANNYSEKNNPILNDGDSVWIRKNNFAKASDALGYVANPIKDLVSIWTLFKLVD; this comes from the coding sequence ATGATTAATCTTAAAGCTAAATATATCATCATAACAATACTTATTTCACTTGCAAATTTGAATATTACGCCAGCTCTATCAAATAACAATAAATTAATGAGTAGTGATAATAATGTTAAAGATAAAAACGATTCAAATAAAATTAAGATTAAAAGCCTACAAGAAGATTTTTACATATTAGGAGAAGGAGATGGACTTTTATTAAAGGTTATAGGAGCTCCTGAACTTGACGGAAGCATCTATATTTTAAATGATGGCAGTGTTTCACTTCCTCTTGTAGGGACAACAAAACTTAGTGGTTTTACTATTAAAGATGCTGCCAAACATATTGAAACCTTACTTTCTAGAGAATTAATTAATGCGCAAGTTGAATTAAGTTTAACTTTCTCAAGGCCAATAATGGTTTCGATTATAGGAGAAGTAAAAAGACCAGGAGTTTATAAATTAGATAGCAAAAAAAATGATTTACCGACTTTAATTAATGCAATAGAGAGCGCAGGTGGCTTATCAAAAAAAGCTGACTTATCTGACATAACACTTAAGAGAAGATTAGCTGGAAAAAATTTCAAATACAAGCAAACCAACTTAAATCTTAGAGATCTTATTTTAAAAGGTGACTTCCAACAAAACCCTTATTTATTTGATGGTGATATTTTAAAAATAAATAAAACAATTAATCCAGATAAAGAAATATTATCAATTGCTTCAACCACCCTTTCTCCGAAAACTATAGTTGTAAATTTCATAGGGGAAGTAAACAGACCGGGTTCGTTGGAATTAAGAACTAACAGTACTCTAGTGGATGGAATTCTTGCTGCAGGAGGAACTAAAGATTTGAGATCAAATTATAGATATGTAGAAATTTTAAGAATGAATAAAAATGGGTCTGGATTTAGGAAAAGATACAAAATTAATTTAGCAAATAATTATTCAGAAAAAAATAATCCTATTCTTAATGACGGTGATTCTGTTTGGATAAGAAAAAATAATTTTGCGAAGGCTTCTGATGCCCTTGGTTACGTTGCTAATCCAATAAAAGATTTGGTAAGCATTTGGACTTTATTTAAACTAGTAGATTAA
- a CDS encoding glycosyltransferase has translation MTKNRLNILFIVEKIGPYHNARFNFLNSIKDFKISVLETDSSSKVYLWNEKIISDYKVYRLKKNCRGLKQVLQLSHQINQIFFATKPNAIFLTGWYKKIHYLIINKSYSKKIPLILLSDSRYKDHKRFFLKEFIKKILLKNFSSAIVAGVESSNYLKLLKFKARNIFQPYDVVDNDYFFEYNSKEKFFHSNYFLCIARFVKKKNHTKLLDGFEIYKQRGGNLNLLIIGAGPEEKIIKEIKNRSKYSNSIFIKSWQNIDRLANYYKGALSTVLASTNDQWGLVVNESMASGTPAIVSKNCGCYSDLIDEGITGWGFDPNNPEELANILLRVEKIEKNELKTIKKNIKLKMNKYNLENFSEAIKDSISNSLVNRRFSLFSAILSIILFLLKNE, from the coding sequence GTGACAAAAAATAGGCTCAATATACTATTTATTGTAGAGAAAATAGGTCCATATCATAATGCTAGATTTAACTTTTTAAATAGTATTAAAGATTTTAAAATTTCAGTTTTAGAAACTGATTCATCATCAAAAGTCTATTTATGGAATGAAAAAATAATCTCAGACTATAAAGTATATCGTCTTAAAAAGAACTGCAGAGGATTAAAACAAGTATTACAACTCAGTCATCAAATCAACCAAATATTTTTTGCTACAAAGCCTAATGCCATCTTCTTAACTGGTTGGTACAAAAAAATACATTATTTAATAATTAATAAGTCCTACTCAAAAAAGATTCCTTTAATTTTGCTAAGTGATAGTAGATATAAAGACCATAAAAGATTTTTTCTAAAAGAATTTATAAAAAAAATTTTGCTAAAAAATTTTAGTAGTGCCATTGTAGCAGGTGTAGAAAGTAGTAATTATTTAAAACTACTTAAATTCAAAGCAAGAAATATCTTTCAGCCATATGATGTTGTGGATAATGATTATTTTTTTGAATACAATTCGAAAGAGAAATTTTTTCACTCTAATTATTTCTTATGTATTGCAAGATTTGTCAAGAAAAAAAATCATACAAAACTCCTTGATGGATTCGAAATTTATAAGCAAAGAGGGGGGAATTTAAACCTTTTAATTATTGGCGCTGGGCCTGAAGAAAAAATAATTAAAGAAATTAAAAATAGATCAAAATATTCAAATTCAATTTTTATTAAATCATGGCAAAACATAGATAGATTGGCTAACTATTACAAAGGTGCTCTATCTACTGTGCTAGCGAGTACTAATGATCAATGGGGATTAGTAGTAAATGAATCAATGGCATCTGGTACTCCTGCAATTGTTAGTAAAAATTGTGGGTGCTATTCGGATTTAATAGATGAAGGTATAACAGGTTGGGGATTTGATCCGAACAATCCAGAGGAACTTGCAAATATTTTATTAAGAGTTGAAAAAATAGAAAAAAATGAATTAAAAACTATTAAAAAAAATATTAAACTAAAAATGAACAAATATAACTTAGAAAATTTCTCTGAAGCCATAAAAGATTCCATATCAAATTCATTAGTTAATAGAAGATTTTCATTATTTTCAGCTATTCTATCGATAATTTTATTTCTTTTAAAAAATGAATGA
- the wzy gene encoding O-antigen polysaccharide polymerase Wzy produces the protein MNNIYFSNTEIILLVSLTVLILLPLRLINPQFKLSFVNPLLIYSLIISYYCLISPIYRIFTNQTTTRTVDFREFLIYGWFGTLLSLTFLYIGYFFCKQRDYQKRRISYIKTDQIWKIGFLINVFGILMFLIYSGFDLGFFNPFDNSKAVLLEFLNYDGPLESYLLGGQDLLIPGNLLMLTSFIKDRKRKLLTLSTLLITLGLFLNQGFRFRLFIFTFSIFFFIFISNKFKKSFNKLFIFIGFIGFILFNSFFELIRTYNGFNFSNLSNFRSSELISALLAPAETDVFFTTSGLISSTPEKIPFVYQYPLIKAILHPLPSAWVEKGSDHINDALIMFFGGNHNLAKGAVVLNIGEYYLMFGWLGIIIGSFILGFILKKLWIWVLIHYDEPLSIPLYLIHFSFIFIIISRGYIPQQLNIYAFSILPVTLTYIFYSRKFKKKIIRKIT, from the coding sequence ATGAATAATATTTATTTTTCAAATACAGAAATAATTCTATTAGTATCATTAACAGTATTAATTTTATTACCTTTAAGATTAATTAATCCTCAATTTAAATTATCTTTTGTAAATCCACTTTTAATTTATAGTTTAATAATTTCATATTATTGTTTAATTTCACCAATTTATAGGATATTTACTAATCAAACAACAACTAGAACGGTAGATTTTAGAGAATTTCTAATTTATGGTTGGTTTGGTACTTTGTTATCTCTAACTTTTTTATATATAGGATATTTTTTTTGTAAACAAAGAGATTATCAAAAGAGGAGGATTTCATACATTAAGACAGACCAAATTTGGAAAATAGGATTTCTAATTAATGTTTTTGGGATTCTAATGTTTTTAATATATAGCGGTTTTGATCTTGGATTTTTTAATCCTTTTGATAACTCAAAAGCAGTTTTACTAGAATTTCTCAATTATGATGGACCTTTGGAAAGTTACTTACTCGGTGGACAAGACTTATTAATACCAGGAAACTTATTGATGTTAACTTCTTTCATAAAAGACAGGAAAAGAAAACTTCTTACTCTATCTACTTTGCTAATTACTTTAGGGTTATTTCTTAATCAGGGATTTAGATTTAGATTATTTATTTTTACATTTTCAATTTTCTTTTTTATTTTCATTTCAAATAAGTTTAAGAAAAGTTTTAATAAATTATTTATTTTTATTGGTTTTATTGGTTTTATTTTATTTAATTCTTTTTTTGAATTAATTCGTACTTATAATGGCTTTAATTTTTCAAATCTTTCCAACTTTAGATCATCTGAATTAATATCAGCTTTACTTGCCCCTGCTGAGACAGATGTATTTTTTACTACTTCAGGGCTTATATCAAGCACTCCAGAAAAGATTCCATTTGTTTACCAATACCCACTAATTAAGGCCATTTTACATCCACTTCCATCAGCATGGGTAGAAAAAGGTTCTGATCACATTAACGATGCCCTAATAATGTTTTTTGGAGGAAATCATAATCTAGCAAAGGGGGCCGTTGTTTTAAACATTGGTGAATACTATTTAATGTTTGGTTGGTTAGGAATAATAATAGGAAGTTTTATTTTAGGGTTTATTTTGAAAAAACTTTGGATATGGGTTTTAATACATTATGATGAGCCTCTCTCAATTCCACTTTATTTAATTCATTTTAGTTTTATTTTCATAATTATTTCTAGAGGTTACATTCCACAACAACTTAACATTTATGCATTTTCAATTTTACCAGTTACATTAACTTACATATTTTATAGTAGAAAATTCAAGAAAAAAATTATTCGAAAAATAACATGA